A genomic window from Candidatus Zixiibacteriota bacterium includes:
- a CDS encoding PorV/PorQ family protein, with protein MTVCRIVTAYMCLVTALSSGSFAQDGLALMKVESGARQAGMGGAAVSVPGEPNATFYNPAAAVGTEKFTFSFGHNTYWENIRLETGYFMANLTKRTAVHGGIRYAAVDDIESRLIPSSEPDAIFSAYDISFKGGLSYEIDDRLALGAALGWFIEKIDIYRGSAFNIDLGGLYRASDQLYVGASVTNLGSALALTASGQHGTDDITLPTTYRVGGSYRFDRYLGALDVVYADDETHLVLGARAELHEMFAVRAGYMVNYDTKDFTAGASFRRRNVTVDYAFVPHSGELGTSHMINLTFTL; from the coding sequence ATGACTGTTTGTCGAATCGTAACTGCCTATATGTGTTTGGTGACTGCGCTTTCATCCGGTTCTTTTGCACAGGACGGTCTGGCCCTGATGAAAGTGGAAAGCGGCGCGCGCCAGGCCGGTATGGGCGGAGCCGCCGTCTCTGTCCCCGGCGAACCAAATGCCACTTTCTACAATCCGGCCGCTGCGGTGGGAACGGAGAAGTTCACGTTCTCGTTCGGGCACAATACCTACTGGGAAAACATCCGCCTCGAAACCGGCTACTTCATGGCCAACTTGACCAAACGCACTGCCGTGCACGGAGGCATCCGGTATGCGGCGGTGGACGATATCGAGAGCCGCCTGATTCCGTCGAGCGAACCCGACGCCATCTTCTCGGCCTACGATATCTCATTCAAGGGCGGCCTGAGCTACGAAATCGATGATCGTCTCGCACTCGGTGCAGCGCTGGGCTGGTTTATCGAGAAGATCGATATCTACCGCGGCTCGGCGTTCAATATTGATCTCGGTGGTCTCTACCGGGCGAGCGATCAGTTGTACGTCGGCGCATCGGTGACCAACCTCGGTTCCGCCCTTGCGCTGACCGCCTCGGGACAGCATGGCACCGATGATATCACGCTGCCGACAACCTACCGTGTCGGCGGCTCATACCGGTTCGACCGGTACCTGGGGGCCCTGGACGTAGTTTATGCCGATGACGAGACGCACCTGGTTCTCGGCGCTCGGGCCGAGCTGCACGAGATGTTCGCTGTGCGCGCCGGATACATGGTCAACTATGACACGAAGGATTTCACCGCCGGGGCATCCTTCAGGCGGCGAAACGTCACCGTGGATTACGCGTTCGTACCGCACTCCGGCGAGCTCGGCACCTCGCACATGATCAATCTGACATTTACCCTCTAA
- a CDS encoding serine/threonine-protein kinase has translation MNKYSPYILYLVIALLMVVLAVSDFGPVQSLQRSLDDFLCRITAPGGPRPNVTLVDIDQSSLDTYGHWPWDHDLIADLTAAVAAGEPKAILINLDLYEDAAQEAAGRTDVLAGQLAWIKQAVLPYDIAEASFRSNKTSSPDFLFNNSVAIDNPLGVMDEQSSLPVRKVFLPAQKLLQHHPLLGFDYFRPDDDRLVRHQPLIMNYDGYYYPSNSLLAAATYLGVAPGEIKVVEDERIQLGPGRSIPINERGEFYVRFSENVPFARYTAAQILSDDFKRDVLKNKAVVIGQLSGSETEYFNTPVQERVADVLINAAVIENIINGSILAPRTDLVNIFLMILVGLGVVCALVLPRVTLMYRMIILVGALFVLANVSYLMFSSYGMMLPIAFVAIELVLFMIASPFLDTALLSAGRSEEKKPSARAETTKVSRKTQQETPVREIRATAHDPENVATTALTTDSGRTASAAAIDHQTVSLEESSDRPVSRRIERSDSPAPEQTAQLSDSDAAALKRAREKDTEYDPDRQSDSGDSSGAMLTATDLKSLGRYQIHGILGKGAMGTVYRGVDPAINRPVALKTIRLDFVSDPEELAELKERLHREAQAAGKLSHPNIVTIYDVGSEGSLQYIAMEYLEGQTLETMIKKKTRFNYRIIAQMITQICSALQYAHDQGIVHRDIKPANIMVLGDYRVKVMDFGIARVDSNSMTKTGIAMGTPNYISPEQLRGREIDRRADLFSLGVMMYEMLLGKRPFKGENLTSLMYAILNHEPEKPSSVKPQIPLLFDHIIAKALKKEPAERYQKASEIIVDLHDFVESFVH, from the coding sequence ATGAACAAATACTCGCCTTACATTCTGTACCTGGTGATCGCCCTTTTGATGGTAGTCCTGGCGGTCAGCGACTTCGGCCCGGTGCAAAGTCTCCAGCGGTCGCTGGACGATTTCCTGTGCCGAATAACGGCGCCCGGCGGGCCCCGTCCCAACGTGACGCTGGTCGATATCGACCAATCGTCGCTCGATACCTACGGCCACTGGCCCTGGGATCATGACCTGATCGCCGATCTGACCGCCGCGGTAGCCGCCGGAGAACCCAAAGCGATCCTGATCAATCTTGATCTGTACGAAGACGCCGCCCAGGAAGCGGCCGGGCGCACCGATGTCCTTGCCGGACAGCTCGCCTGGATAAAACAAGCGGTTCTGCCCTACGATATCGCCGAGGCCTCGTTCCGAAGCAACAAGACCAGCAGCCCGGATTTTCTTTTCAACAATTCGGTGGCAATAGACAACCCGTTGGGCGTGATGGACGAGCAATCCAGCCTGCCGGTGCGGAAGGTCTTCCTGCCGGCCCAGAAACTGCTGCAGCATCACCCGCTTCTGGGATTCGATTACTTCCGCCCGGATGATGACCGCCTGGTGAGACACCAGCCGCTCATCATGAACTACGACGGGTATTACTATCCGTCCAACAGCCTGCTCGCAGCAGCCACCTATCTTGGGGTGGCGCCGGGCGAGATCAAAGTGGTGGAGGACGAGCGGATCCAGCTCGGGCCGGGTCGTTCTATACCGATCAATGAGCGGGGCGAATTCTACGTACGCTTTTCCGAGAACGTCCCTTTCGCCCGATACACCGCCGCGCAGATTCTCTCTGATGACTTCAAGCGTGACGTTCTGAAAAACAAGGCGGTGGTGATCGGACAACTGAGCGGCAGTGAGACGGAATACTTCAATACTCCCGTGCAGGAACGTGTCGCCGATGTGCTTATAAATGCTGCGGTAATCGAAAACATCATCAATGGCAGCATCCTCGCGCCGCGGACCGATCTCGTCAACATCTTCCTGATGATTCTGGTGGGGCTGGGCGTGGTGTGCGCCCTGGTTCTGCCCCGCGTCACCCTGATGTACCGGATGATCATTCTCGTCGGCGCCCTGTTTGTCCTGGCCAATGTTTCGTACCTCATGTTTTCGTCGTACGGAATGATGCTTCCCATCGCGTTTGTGGCGATCGAACTGGTGCTGTTCATGATCGCGTCGCCGTTCCTCGATACGGCGCTGCTTTCCGCCGGGCGAAGCGAGGAAAAGAAACCGTCGGCCAGGGCAGAAACGACCAAAGTTTCCCGGAAGACTCAGCAGGAGACACCTGTTCGCGAGATCCGGGCGACCGCTCATGACCCCGAGAATGTCGCGACCACCGCTTTGACTACCGACAGCGGCCGAACGGCATCGGCAGCGGCGATTGATCATCAGACCGTCAGCCTCGAAGAATCCTCGGATCGCCCGGTGTCGCGCCGGATCGAGCGCTCCGATTCGCCCGCGCCTGAACAAACCGCGCAACTTTCCGACAGCGATGCGGCCGCGCTCAAACGCGCACGCGAAAAGGATACGGAATACGATCCGGACAGGCAGTCCGATTCCGGCGACAGTTCGGGCGCCATGCTGACCGCGACCGACCTCAAGAGTCTCGGCCGGTACCAGATTCACGGAATACTCGGCAAGGGGGCCATGGGCACGGTATATCGGGGAGTCGACCCGGCGATCAATCGACCCGTCGCGCTCAAGACAATTCGTTTAGACTTTGTCAGCGATCCCGAGGAGCTCGCCGAACTGAAAGAGAGGCTGCACCGCGAGGCCCAGGCGGCCGGGAAACTCTCACATCCCAATATCGTGACGATCTATGATGTCGGCTCCGAGGGCAGCCTGCAGTATATCGCCATGGAGTACCTCGAAGGTCAGACCCTCGAGACGATGATCAAGAAGAAGACCCGCTTCAATTACCGGATTATCGCCCAGATGATCACGCAGATCTGCTCGGCGCTCCAGTACGCCCACGATCAGGGAATCGTCCATCGCGACATCAAGCCAGCCAATATCATGGTCCTGGGCGACTACCGAGTGAAGGTCATGGATTTTGGAATCGCGCGTGTTGATTCGAACTCGATGACCAAAACCGGTATCGCCATGGGTACGCCCAATTACATTTCGCCTGAACAGCTCCGTGGCCGGGAAATTGACCGCCGCGCAGATCTATTTTCGCTCGGCGTGATGATGTACGAGATGCTCCTGGGCAAACGGCCGTTCAAGGGCGAAAACCTGACCTCGCTGATGTACGCCATCCTCAACCACGAGCCGGAGAAGCCATCGAGCGTCAAACCGCAGATCCCGCTGCTGTTCGACCATATTATCGCCAAGGCGCTGAAGAAAGAGCCGGCCGAGCGGTATCAGAAGGCGTCAGAGATAATTGTCGATCTTCATGATTTCGTAGAATCGTTCGTTCACTGA
- a CDS encoding FHA domain-containing protein, whose product MAEIIVKFDDKVIERVVTEKKRISIGRTNDNDIVLENRGVSRKHATIEFNNNAAVIMDNESLNGTFVNNRKISEEVLRDEDTITIGKYTLVYHTESKASDDKMTAMDGTMVLNTKKQKDLIEQDRVERQIVAKFGGSVLIGEENADFAEYKLDREVTTIGKAKFVHVRAKGFTLAGIQAKIVKEADGFYLANLGKSGKVSVNGEPTDRAVLKNGDLIQVGKSIFKFVEGKD is encoded by the coding sequence ATGGCCGAAATCATAGTAAAGTTCGACGACAAGGTGATTGAACGGGTGGTTACCGAAAAGAAGCGGATTTCGATCGGACGCACCAATGATAACGACATCGTCCTTGAAAACCGGGGCGTCTCCCGCAAACATGCCACGATCGAGTTCAACAACAACGCTGCCGTTATCATGGACAACGAATCGCTCAACGGCACATTCGTGAACAACCGCAAGATCAGCGAGGAAGTCCTCCGGGACGAGGACACGATCACGATCGGCAAATACACCCTGGTCTATCACACCGAATCCAAGGCGTCCGACGACAAGATGACCGCGATGGACGGAACCATGGTGCTCAACACCAAGAAACAGAAAGACCTGATCGAACAGGATCGAGTGGAACGGCAGATTGTGGCCAAGTTCGGCGGCTCCGTTCTGATCGGCGAGGAAAACGCCGATTTCGCCGAGTACAAACTCGACCGTGAGGTCACCACGATCGGCAAAGCCAAGTTCGTCCATGTGCGGGCGAAAGGCTTCACCCTAGCCGGAATCCAAGCCAAGATTGTCAAAGAGGCCGACGGCTTTTATCTGGCCAATCTCGGCAAGTCGGGTAAAGTGAGCGTCAACGGTGAGCCGACCGACCGGGCCGTGCTGAAAAACGGTGACCTGATCCAGGTGGGCAAATCCATATTCAAGTTTGTCGAGGGTAAGGACTGA
- a CDS encoding isocitrate/isopropylmalate dehydrogenase family protein: protein MAKHKIAWLPGDGVGNDVMEAARIVLDKVRLDAEYTHGDIGWEFWKSEANPLPDRTIELLKNSDCALFGAITSLPKEEAERELAPQFRGKGLVYNSPIVRMRQEFNLRTNLRPCKAYPGNPLNFKEGIDLVVFRENTEDLYVGIEFHPVPDELRATIKKHHKKMARFDDVDGKDMAISLRINTRQACRNIVTDAFEYAKKHGYKSVTIVEKPNVIRETSGLMVRTAREVAKNYPGIQFWETNIDAMCMWLIKNPLDYSVIVTSNMFGDIVSDLCAQLVGGLGFAASGNIGDKLAVFEPTHGSAPKYAGQYKVNPMAMLLSVKLMLDWLNEGAKAKALEDAIAAVVNEGKVRTYDMGGKNTTLEVAEAVAARL, encoded by the coding sequence ATGGCGAAGCATAAGATTGCCTGGCTACCGGGCGACGGAGTCGGCAACGATGTGATGGAAGCGGCTCGAATCGTTCTCGACAAGGTCAGGCTCGATGCGGAGTACACCCACGGCGACATCGGCTGGGAGTTCTGGAAAAGCGAGGCCAACCCGCTGCCGGATCGCACGATTGAATTGCTCAAGAACAGCGACTGCGCCTTGTTCGGCGCGATTACGTCGCTGCCCAAAGAAGAGGCGGAACGCGAGCTGGCGCCCCAGTTTCGCGGCAAGGGTCTGGTCTACAATTCGCCGATCGTGCGCATGCGTCAGGAATTCAACCTTCGCACCAATCTTCGCCCCTGCAAAGCCTACCCGGGCAATCCGCTGAACTTCAAAGAGGGAATCGATCTCGTGGTTTTCCGCGAAAACACCGAGGACTTATATGTCGGGATCGAGTTCCACCCCGTGCCGGACGAACTGCGCGCAACCATCAAGAAACATCATAAGAAGATGGCGCGATTTGACGATGTCGACGGCAAGGACATGGCGATTTCCTTGCGCATCAACACGCGCCAGGCCTGCCGCAATATCGTGACCGATGCCTTCGAGTACGCGAAGAAACATGGGTACAAGAGCGTCACGATCGTGGAGAAGCCAAATGTCATCCGAGAAACGTCGGGCCTGATGGTGCGCACCGCCCGCGAAGTGGCGAAGAACTATCCCGGTATTCAGTTCTGGGAGACGAATATCGATGCCATGTGCATGTGGCTGATCAAGAATCCACTTGATTACAGCGTCATTGTTACGTCGAATATGTTCGGCGATATCGTGTCGGATTTGTGTGCGCAGTTGGTCGGCGGGCTGGGCTTCGCGGCGTCGGGCAATATCGGCGACAAGCTGGCCGTGTTCGAACCGACCCACGGCTCTGCGCCCAAGTACGCCGGACAGTACAAGGTCAATCCGATGGCGATGCTGCTGTCTGTCAAGCTGATGCTCGACTGGCTGAACGAGGGAGCGAAGGCAAAAGCGCTGGAGGATGCCATTGCAGCCGTGGTGAATGAGGGCAAGGTCCGCACTTATGACATGGGCGGCAAGAACACGACTCTCGAAGTCGCCGAGGCGGTGGCAGCGAGACTATAG
- a CDS encoding twin-arginine translocase TatA/TatE family subunit: MFGLGPWELLLIFLAILLLFGAKRLPELAQGLGKGIREFKRAMKDTGDEIKSPIDMQNKPPEDSSQLPHKPNDKH, encoded by the coding sequence ATGTTCGGATTAGGACCATGGGAACTGTTGCTGATATTCCTTGCGATTCTGCTCCTGTTCGGCGCCAAGCGCCTGCCGGAGCTGGCGCAGGGATTGGGCAAGGGTATCAGGGAATTCAAGAGAGCGATGAAAGACACCGGCGACGAGATCAAAAGCCCGATCGATATGCAGAACAAGCCGCCGGAGGACTCGTCGCAATTGCCTCACAAACCTAACGACAAGCATTGA
- a CDS encoding PKD domain-containing protein yields MPRIYLLILLLAAAIVVFSPGCDELVTETIEVTIAGHPTAEFTPNPDSGCVPLMVNFDDASTGPVRTWIWNFGDGTLDTLRASSGDIGDVSHTYQTSGVFNVTLSVFDSADGSDAETKKRAVIVGHNVDSVKLSDTVGCPGEEFTFQAFNPYGVSTWLWNFGDNDSTSDTSVIQTHTYAEPGTYEFKLRVTGACGQKVMVDTVRIMICAEPYFTVDPDETCLGSPLYFVDATPPAIDTMGGVEDTAVVVKWHWNFGNGITQEYTVATDTVEYTYPAAGTFPVTLTLTTDEGGVTSFVDTVTVVAATDAVFTAAPSQACQLAGRQFVTRFTDNSTGATSWLWDFGDGYTSTDQHPAHAYLDPGVYTVRLDVTGPCGVDSSLRADLIEYSDQLDPTIDFVLDDTVVTVNIPITATDTSPAAAVVHRIWNYGDGSTPSTSETGFHAYEAAGTYWFKLTRYNVCDTLSDSIQVTVEP; encoded by the coding sequence ATGCCCAGAATATACCTGCTTATCCTCCTGCTTGCCGCCGCCATCGTAGTGTTTTCACCTGGCTGCGATGAACTGGTCACGGAAACGATCGAGGTCACAATCGCCGGACATCCGACTGCAGAATTCACTCCCAACCCGGATTCCGGATGTGTTCCCCTGATGGTAAATTTCGATGATGCCTCCACCGGTCCGGTGCGAACCTGGATCTGGAATTTCGGCGATGGAACACTGGATACGCTGAGGGCGTCCAGCGGCGATATCGGCGACGTTTCCCATACGTACCAGACTAGCGGTGTCTTTAACGTGACTTTGTCGGTCTTCGATAGCGCCGACGGCAGCGACGCCGAGACCAAGAAGCGGGCTGTGATTGTGGGCCACAACGTGGATAGTGTCAAGCTGTCGGACACGGTCGGCTGCCCGGGCGAGGAATTCACCTTCCAAGCGTTCAATCCGTACGGGGTGTCCACCTGGTTGTGGAATTTTGGCGACAATGATTCAACATCCGACACTTCCGTCATCCAGACCCACACCTATGCCGAGCCCGGCACCTACGAATTCAAGCTGCGGGTCACGGGCGCCTGCGGGCAGAAAGTCATGGTCGACACCGTGCGTATCATGATATGCGCCGAGCCGTATTTCACGGTGGATCCCGATGAGACCTGTCTTGGTTCGCCGCTATATTTCGTGGACGCCACGCCGCCGGCGATTGATACCATGGGTGGTGTTGAGGATACGGCTGTGGTGGTCAAATGGCACTGGAATTTCGGCAACGGCATCACGCAAGAGTACACAGTCGCCACAGACACGGTTGAGTACACGTATCCAGCCGCGGGCACCTTCCCGGTCACGCTCACCCTGACCACGGATGAGGGCGGCGTGACATCTTTTGTCGATACGGTGACGGTAGTCGCGGCCACCGACGCAGTATTTACCGCGGCGCCGTCGCAGGCCTGCCAGCTCGCCGGGCGCCAGTTTGTGACCCGGTTTACCGACAATTCCACCGGGGCGACATCGTGGCTGTGGGATTTCGGCGATGGGTATACATCGACCGACCAGCACCCGGCGCATGCGTACCTCGACCCCGGGGTGTACACGGTCAGACTCGATGTAACCGGTCCGTGCGGAGTCGACAGCTCCCTGCGGGCAGACCTAATCGAGTACTCCGATCAGCTTGATCCCACGATCGATTTTGTGCTTGACGACACCGTGGTTACCGTGAACATACCTATTACCGCTACCGATACCTCTCCGGCCGCGGCGGTCGTACACCGCATCTGGAACTATGGCGATGGCAGCACGCCGTCGACCTCCGAAACAGGGTTCCATGCCTACGAGGCCGCAGGCACTTATTGGTTCAAGCTTACACGGTATAACGTCTGCGACACGCTTTCAGACAGCATCCAGGTGACTGTGGAGCCCTAA
- the rdgB gene encoding RdgB/HAM1 family non-canonical purine NTP pyrophosphatase, producing IRHLLDDLPVTILTADDFLEFPDPEETGATLEANSMLKAKAISEFCDLPALADDSGLEVDALGGAPGVFSSRYAGDNVTYRDNNEKLLRELKGVPQDKRSARFRCVIAIAWDKDHIETAEGVAEGYIAEDIVGDKGFGYDPVFFYPPKGKRFSEMTLEEKNLISHRGLALQEARKLIIKHLSRKIESR from the coding sequence GATAAGGCATCTACTCGACGATCTCCCGGTCACTATCCTCACCGCCGACGACTTTCTCGAATTCCCCGATCCCGAAGAAACCGGCGCGACACTCGAAGCGAACTCGATGCTCAAAGCAAAGGCGATCTCGGAGTTTTGCGATCTGCCGGCGCTGGCCGACGATTCCGGGCTGGAGGTCGATGCCCTCGGCGGCGCGCCGGGAGTATTTTCATCGCGATACGCAGGCGATAACGTCACCTACCGCGACAACAACGAGAAGCTCCTGCGCGAATTGAAAGGCGTTCCGCAAGACAAGCGCTCCGCCCGGTTCCGGTGCGTCATTGCGATAGCCTGGGACAAGGACCATATCGAAACAGCCGAGGGCGTGGCTGAGGGGTATATCGCCGAGGACATTGTCGGCGACAAGGGGTTCGGATACGACCCGGTCTTCTTCTATCCGCCGAAGGGAAAACGCTTCTCCGAGATGACGCTTGAAGAGAAGAACCTGATCTCGCATCGCGGCCTCGCGTTACAGGAGGCGCGGAAGCTGATCATTAAACATCTGAGTCGGAAGATCGAGTCAAGGTAG
- a CDS encoding electron transfer flavoprotein subunit alpha/FixB family protein — MNILVVALHKNSQLMPVSFELLNAAQQLGGDIATAILAADAPALAAHLAAKGGGKVLAVSNPALQHFNDEVYAKALTELVGRHTPHLVLGPANSYGKALFARLAAMVGGTMISDITGITVEGGRVTVSRPCYGGSVIATHSAKEGAKPFFVTVRPKIFAESSNGAGNVVAENVAAACFDSGTTVKEVKSESSGTRNLAEADRIVSAGRGVRGPENIPMVRELADALGAAFGASRAVVDAGWTEYPTQVGQTGRTVNPKLYVAVGISGAIQHLVGMRSSQQIVAINKDKDAPIFNVANYGIVGDLFEIVPALTKKFRAELG, encoded by the coding sequence ATGAACATACTTGTAGTAGCCCTCCACAAGAACTCCCAACTGATGCCGGTTTCGTTCGAGCTTTTGAATGCCGCCCAACAACTGGGCGGTGACATCGCGACCGCGATCCTAGCCGCCGATGCCCCGGCTCTGGCCGCCCACTTGGCCGCCAAAGGTGGTGGCAAGGTGTTGGCGGTTTCCAATCCGGCGCTGCAGCACTTTAACGATGAGGTTTATGCGAAAGCGCTGACCGAGCTTGTCGGCCGCCATACGCCCCACTTAGTGCTCGGGCCGGCCAACTCCTACGGCAAGGCCTTGTTTGCCAGACTGGCCGCCATGGTCGGCGGCACGATGATCTCTGATATCACTGGAATAACTGTCGAAGGTGGTCGGGTGACTGTCTCTCGCCCCTGCTATGGGGGCTCGGTAATCGCGACGCACTCGGCCAAAGAGGGCGCCAAGCCGTTTTTCGTCACTGTTAGACCCAAGATTTTTGCTGAGTCCTCAAACGGGGCGGGCAACGTCGTGGCTGAGAACGTGGCCGCTGCCTGTTTCGATTCCGGGACTACGGTCAAGGAAGTGAAATCCGAATCCAGCGGGACACGAAATCTGGCCGAGGCCGATCGGATTGTTTCCGCCGGTCGCGGAGTTCGGGGCCCCGAGAATATCCCGATGGTAAGAGAGCTCGCCGACGCTCTCGGGGCTGCTTTCGGCGCGTCGCGCGCGGTGGTCGACGCCGGCTGGACCGAGTATCCGACCCAGGTGGGGCAGACTGGTCGTACGGTCAACCCGAAGTTGTATGTGGCAGTCGGCATTTCCGGCGCGATTCAGCACCTGGTGGGCATGCGCTCGTCACAGCAGATAGTCGCCATCAATAAGGACAAGGACGCGCCGATTTTCAACGTGGCCAACTACGGCATCGTGGGGGACCTGTTCGAGATTGTTCCGGCGCTGACGAAGAAGTTTCGAGCGGAGCTGGGGTAG
- a CDS encoding PorV/PorQ family protein, translated as MLRALGCFVLALSLASGVVAGDGDGGYAAPWLQVPAGARPTAMGGAYLAVSDDGAAPLFNPAGLARRKRPMLASSYRAMKLDRKLGYVTAVFPVRGQSTLGVHWLYAGSGSVEARDSDGYLTGHDLSMNAHHVDVVFAKLLTPYLAAGANLNYILVDMPDIDANSVGFDFGAMLYIEHFFDREKRDALPIRDLQVGITAKNISKQFRFVSDEYNLKYTTSDVGTQQEDKVPVEVGIGVSGRLLDRHLLVASDFRKNEKQNAEFHAGAEYFVTPEFMLRGGYSDKRLTAGTGYLFHLGKKALSVDYAFSTDKVDEGSEHIFSFDLLF; from the coding sequence ATGTTACGAGCTCTCGGTTGTTTTGTCCTGGCATTGTCTCTCGCGAGTGGAGTTGTGGCCGGCGACGGTGACGGCGGCTACGCCGCCCCGTGGCTCCAGGTGCCGGCGGGCGCAAGGCCCACCGCGATGGGCGGCGCGTACCTGGCGGTGTCCGATGACGGCGCCGCGCCCCTGTTCAACCCGGCCGGCCTGGCCCGGCGGAAGCGGCCCATGCTCGCGTCATCGTATCGGGCGATGAAACTCGATCGCAAGCTCGGTTATGTTACGGCAGTGTTTCCGGTCCGCGGTCAGTCTACTCTGGGTGTTCACTGGCTGTATGCGGGGTCAGGCTCGGTGGAAGCGCGCGATTCGGATGGTTACCTGACCGGGCACGACCTTTCCATGAATGCGCACCATGTCGACGTCGTGTTTGCCAAGCTGTTGACGCCGTATCTCGCGGCAGGAGCTAACTTGAACTATATTCTCGTGGATATGCCTGATATCGACGCCAACTCGGTCGGGTTCGATTTTGGAGCAATGCTCTACATCGAGCACTTTTTTGATCGGGAGAAGCGCGACGCTCTCCCTATTCGTGATCTGCAGGTGGGGATCACCGCCAAGAACATCTCCAAGCAGTTCCGTTTTGTCAGCGATGAATATAATCTGAAATATACTACCAGCGATGTCGGCACGCAGCAGGAAGACAAAGTGCCTGTCGAAGTGGGCATCGGCGTTTCGGGTCGGCTGCTCGACCGCCACCTGCTGGTGGCGTCAGATTTTCGCAAGAACGAAAAACAGAACGCCGAATTCCACGCCGGGGCAGAGTACTTCGTTACCCCCGAGTTCATGCTGCGGGGGGGATACTCGGACAAGCGGCTGACCGCCGGCACCGGTTATCTGTTTCATTTGGGCAAGAAAGCGCTCTCGGTCGATTACGCCTTCTCGACAGACAAAGTAGATGAAGGCTCCGAGCACATCTTCTCGTTCGATCTGCTGTTCTAA
- a CDS encoding metallophosphoesterase family protein: MRLALISDIHGNLEALEAVLRDVAGQKADQVHCLGDVVGYGCDPVACLHLVGDSCDIKLMGNHEYAAIGVLPTGAMNPTARQSMIWTMAQLTDREISLISGFEMTAERENCLLVHASPFDPDEWHYILSPQDAVEAFAHSEHRLIFHGHTHLPVIYCRPPVGKVRTITAHDFDPDENSRYLVNIGSVGQPRDNDPRACYVIYDSSEDTVYFRRVEYDIQAAQAKMCRADMPQMLIDRLQVGR; the protein is encoded by the coding sequence ATGCGCCTGGCCCTGATATCGGATATCCATGGCAACCTGGAGGCGCTTGAGGCGGTGCTCCGTGATGTCGCGGGCCAGAAGGCCGATCAGGTTCACTGCCTTGGCGATGTTGTCGGCTACGGCTGCGACCCGGTCGCCTGTCTGCACCTGGTAGGAGACAGTTGCGATATCAAGCTGATGGGAAACCACGAGTATGCCGCAATCGGCGTGCTTCCCACCGGGGCCATGAATCCCACGGCCCGGCAGTCCATGATATGGACAATGGCCCAGTTGACCGACCGCGAAATCTCTCTGATTTCCGGGTTTGAGATGACCGCCGAAAGAGAAAACTGCCTGCTCGTGCACGCGTCGCCGTTCGATCCGGACGAGTGGCACTATATTTTGTCACCGCAGGACGCTGTCGAGGCGTTCGCACATTCCGAACACCGGCTGATATTCCACGGCCATACCCATCTGCCGGTGATCTACTGCCGGCCTCCGGTCGGAAAAGTGCGGACCATCACGGCGCATGATTTTGACCCCGATGAAAACTCGCGGTACTTGGTCAACATCGGTTCGGTCGGCCAGCCCCGTGACAATGACCCCCGCGCCTGCTATGTCATCTATGATTCCAGCGAGGACACGGTCTATTTCCGCCGTGTCGAATACGATATCCAGGCGGCTCAGGCCAAGATGTGCCGGGCCGACATGCCCCAGATGCTCATCGATCGTCTCCAAGTGGGTAGATAG